Proteins encoded within one genomic window of Bradyrhizobium sp. AZCC 1719:
- a CDS encoding UDP-glucose dehydrogenase family protein → MRIAMIGTGYVGLVSGACFADFGHQVTCVDKDAGKIEALHRGEIPIFEPGLDALVASNVRAKRLDFTTDLTAPVAEADAVFIAVGTPSRRGDGHADLTYVYSAAREIAAALSGFTVVVTKSTVPVGTGDEVERLISEANPSADVVVASNPEFLREGAAIRDFKFPDRIVVGTDDERGRKVLGDVYRPLSLNQAPLMFTARRTAELIKYAANAFLATKITFINEIADLSEKVGADVQQVARGIGLDNRIGSKFLHAGPGFGGSCFPKDTRALVKIAQDHDVQLRIVEAVLGVNDIRKRAMARKVSNAAGNLRGKTVAVLGLTFKPDTDDMREAPSIPLVTGLLDMGAKVRAHDPVGMEQAKKELPEIEYCDDPYECVKGADAMVLVTEWVQYRALDLDRIKGAMAQPVVVDLRNIYRSEDMEAHGFIYDSVGRAAQTRK, encoded by the coding sequence ATGCGAATCGCCATGATTGGCACGGGCTATGTGGGGCTGGTATCCGGCGCCTGCTTTGCCGATTTCGGCCACCAGGTCACCTGCGTGGACAAGGACGCCGGCAAGATCGAAGCCCTGCACCGAGGTGAGATCCCGATTTTCGAGCCTGGGCTCGACGCGCTGGTGGCCTCCAACGTCAGGGCCAAGCGGCTGGATTTCACCACCGACCTGACCGCGCCGGTGGCGGAAGCCGACGCCGTGTTCATCGCCGTCGGGACGCCCTCGCGGCGTGGCGACGGCCATGCCGACCTCACTTACGTCTACAGCGCCGCGCGCGAGATCGCGGCGGCGCTGTCGGGCTTCACGGTGGTGGTGACCAAATCGACCGTGCCGGTCGGCACTGGCGATGAGGTCGAACGATTGATCAGCGAGGCCAATCCGTCGGCCGACGTCGTGGTCGCCTCCAATCCGGAATTTTTGCGCGAGGGCGCCGCGATCCGCGACTTCAAATTCCCCGACCGTATCGTGGTCGGGACCGACGACGAACGCGGGCGCAAGGTGCTCGGTGACGTCTACCGGCCGCTGTCGCTCAACCAGGCGCCGTTGATGTTCACGGCGCGGCGCACCGCCGAACTGATCAAATACGCGGCCAACGCGTTCCTTGCCACCAAGATCACCTTCATCAACGAGATTGCCGATCTCTCGGAAAAGGTCGGCGCCGACGTGCAGCAAGTCGCGCGCGGCATCGGGCTTGACAACCGCATCGGCTCGAAATTCCTGCATGCGGGGCCGGGCTTCGGCGGCTCCTGCTTTCCGAAGGATACCCGCGCGCTGGTCAAGATCGCTCAGGATCATGACGTGCAACTGCGCATCGTCGAGGCCGTGCTCGGCGTCAACGACATCAGAAAGCGCGCGATGGCGCGCAAGGTGTCGAATGCCGCCGGCAACCTGCGCGGCAAGACGGTCGCGGTGCTCGGCCTCACCTTCAAGCCCGACACCGACGACATGCGCGAGGCGCCGTCGATTCCGCTCGTCACCGGCCTGCTCGACATGGGCGCGAAAGTGCGCGCGCACGATCCGGTTGGCATGGAGCAGGCGAAGAAGGAGCTGCCCGAGATCGAATATTGCGACGACCCCTATGAATGCGTGAAGGGCGCCGACGCCATGGTCCTCGTCACCGAATGGGTGCAGTACCGCGCGCTCGATCTGGATCGGATCAAGGGCGCAATGGCGCAGCCTGTCGTGGTCGACTTGCGCAACATCTACCGCTCCGAAGACATGGAGGCCCATGGCTTCATCTATGATAGCGTCGGGCGGGCGGCTCAGACTCGGAAGTAG
- a CDS encoding acyltransferase family protein codes for MTSNGTSAVTERSTRIDWVDYAKGICIVMVVMMHSVLGVEAAAGQTGFMHAFVMFAKPFRMPDFFLISGLFLAVVIDRDWRTYLDRKVLHFAYFYVLWVTIQFGFKAPGFAAESGWRHVGFMYLESFIEPFGTLWFIYLLPVFFVVTKLLRGVPPLAIWLAAAALEMAHITTGWTVIDEFCGRFVYFYSGYLFANYVFAVSDRARARPALALVGVALWTLVNGALVVSGFDEWPLVSLALGFAGAGAIIVMGTLLARMQWLNFLRYCGEHSIVIYLAFFLPMAVTRTLLLKTGLIADIGMVSLIVTVAGVAGAVVIWRLALALRANFLFDRPAAFWIAPKKAAPALQPAE; via the coding sequence ATGACTTCAAACGGTACATCCGCCGTCACGGAACGCTCCACCCGCATCGATTGGGTGGACTACGCCAAGGGCATCTGCATCGTCATGGTGGTGATGATGCATTCGGTGCTGGGGGTCGAAGCGGCGGCCGGCCAGACCGGCTTCATGCATGCGTTCGTGATGTTCGCAAAGCCGTTCCGGATGCCGGATTTCTTCCTGATTTCGGGCCTGTTTCTTGCCGTTGTCATCGACCGTGACTGGCGCACCTATCTCGACCGCAAGGTCCTGCACTTCGCTTATTTTTATGTGCTGTGGGTGACGATCCAGTTCGGCTTCAAGGCTCCTGGCTTCGCCGCTGAATCGGGTTGGCGGCATGTCGGATTCATGTATCTGGAATCCTTCATCGAGCCGTTCGGCACGTTGTGGTTCATTTATTTGTTGCCGGTGTTCTTCGTTGTCACAAAACTGTTGCGCGGCGTCCCGCCGCTTGCGATCTGGCTCGCGGCCGCGGCGCTCGAGATGGCGCATATCACGACCGGCTGGACCGTGATCGACGAATTCTGCGGGCGTTTCGTCTATTTCTATTCCGGCTACCTGTTTGCCAACTACGTGTTCGCGGTGTCGGACCGCGCGCGGGCGCGCCCGGCCCTCGCACTCGTGGGCGTCGCGCTGTGGACGCTCGTCAACGGCGCGCTGGTCGTATCCGGTTTTGACGAATGGCCGCTCGTTTCACTGGCGCTCGGCTTTGCGGGCGCCGGCGCCATCATCGTCATGGGCACGCTGCTGGCGCGCATGCAGTGGCTGAATTTCCTGCGCTATTGCGGCGAGCATTCCATCGTCATCTACCTCGCCTTCTTCCTGCCGATGGCGGTGACCCGAACGCTGCTTTTGAAGACCGGCCTGATCGCTGATATCGGAATGGTCTCGCTGATCGTGACGGTTGCAGGCGTCGCGGGGGCGGTGGTGATCTGGCGCCTCGCGCTGGCGCTGCGGGCGAACTTCCTGTTCGACCGCCCGGCCGCGTTCTGGATCGCGCCGAAAAAAGCCGCGCCGGCGCTGCAGCCGGCGGAGTAG
- the polA gene encoding DNA polymerase I, which yields MPKSAPKAAAKPAPAKAPAKAPAKAPAKGDHVFLVDGSGYIFRAYHALPPLNRKSDGLQVNAVLGFCNMLWKLLREMPEDNRPTHLAVVFDKSEITFRNKLYPDYKAHRPPAPDDLIPQFALIREAVRAFDLPCLEQVGYEADDLIATYVRIACERGATATIVSSDKDLMQLVTDCVTMYDTMKDRRLGVAEVIEKFGVPPEKVVEVQALAGDSTDNVPGVPGIGVKTAAQLIVEYGDLETLLQRAGEIKQPKRREALIENAEKARISRQLVLLDDKVDLEVPLDDLAVHEPDARKLIAFLKAMEFSTLTRRVAEYSQIDPADIEPDAGNKSGASVFAVPPSGKKPEGYVEGATLFDSPPAGKAGTAPGKTGGDKQDKGASHKGTPISLAAVRAEAARKLPVDRTKYQTIRTIDELNAWVARAYDAGTFAIVAKASSDDPMQADICGIALALAPNDACYIPLTHKQSGGGAGLFDAGLAPDQITAAEALAGLQPLLESQGILKIGFDIKFSAVMLAQHGVTLRNVDDAQLMSYALDAGRNSHALGSLAERWFGHAVTSESELIGNGKNKLTFDQVAIDKATVYSAESADVILRLHRVLRPRLAAEHMMTVYETLERPLVTVLARMERRGISIDRQVLSRLSGDFAQTAARVEAELQEIAGEPINVGSPKQIGDIIFGKMGIPGGTKTKTGAWSTSAQILDELAEQGHEFPKKILEWRQVSKLKSTYTDALPNYVHPQTHRVHTTYALAATTTGRLSSNEPNLQNIPVRTEDGRKIRRAFIATPGHKLVSADYSQIELRLLAEIADIPVLKQAFRDGLDIHAMTASEMFGVPIKDMPGEVRRRAKAINFGIIYGISAFGLANQLGIAREEASAYIKKYFERFPGIRAYMDETRDFCRTNGYVLTLFGRKCHYPDIKASNASVRSFNERAAINARLQGTAADIIRRAMIRMEDALAEKKLSAQMLLQVHDELIFEVPDDEVAATLPVVQHVMQDAPFPAVNLSLPLQVDARAANNWDEAH from the coding sequence ATGCCGAAATCAGCCCCCAAAGCCGCCGCGAAACCCGCTCCCGCCAAAGCGCCTGCCAAGGCGCCCGCCAAAGCCCCTGCCAAGGGCGACCATGTGTTCCTGGTCGACGGTTCCGGCTACATTTTCCGCGCCTATCACGCGCTGCCGCCCTTGAACCGCAAATCTGACGGGCTGCAGGTCAATGCCGTGCTCGGCTTCTGCAATATGCTGTGGAAGCTGCTCCGCGAAATGCCCGAGGATAACAGGCCGACGCATCTGGCGGTCGTGTTCGACAAGTCGGAAATCACGTTCCGCAACAAGCTCTATCCCGATTACAAGGCGCATCGGCCACCCGCGCCGGACGACCTGATCCCGCAATTTGCCTTGATCCGCGAAGCCGTGCGCGCGTTCGACCTGCCTTGCCTCGAGCAAGTCGGCTACGAGGCCGACGACTTGATCGCGACCTATGTCCGCATTGCCTGCGAGCGGGGCGCCACCGCCACCATCGTGTCCTCGGACAAGGACCTGATGCAGCTCGTGACCGACTGCGTCACCATGTACGACACCATGAAGGACCGGCGCCTCGGGGTCGCTGAGGTGATCGAGAAATTCGGCGTTCCGCCGGAAAAGGTCGTCGAGGTGCAGGCGTTGGCCGGCGATTCCACCGACAACGTGCCGGGTGTACCCGGCATCGGCGTCAAGACCGCGGCGCAACTGATTGTCGAATATGGCGACCTGGAAACGCTGCTGCAGCGCGCCGGCGAGATCAAGCAGCCGAAACGGCGCGAGGCGCTGATCGAGAACGCCGAAAAGGCGCGGATCTCGCGGCAACTGGTGCTGCTCGACGACAAGGTCGATCTCGAAGTGCCGCTCGATGACCTTGCCGTGCACGAGCCGGATGCGCGCAAGCTGATCGCCTTCCTCAAGGCGATGGAGTTCTCCACCCTTACCCGCCGTGTCGCCGAATATTCGCAGATCGATCCCGCCGATATCGAGCCGGATGCAGGCAACAAGAGCGGCGCCAGTGTTTTCGCGGTGCCGCCATCGGGCAAGAAGCCGGAGGGCTATGTCGAAGGCGCGACGCTATTCGACAGTCCGCCCGCCGGCAAAGCCGGCACCGCACCGGGCAAGACCGGCGGCGACAAGCAGGACAAGGGGGCGAGCCACAAGGGTACACCGATATCGCTGGCTGCGGTCCGCGCGGAGGCCGCGCGAAAACTGCCGGTCGATCGGACCAAGTACCAGACCATCCGCACGATCGATGAGCTCAATGCCTGGGTTGCGCGGGCCTATGACGCCGGCACGTTTGCGATCGTCGCCAAGGCGAGCTCGGACGATCCAATGCAGGCCGACATCTGCGGCATTGCGCTGGCGCTGGCGCCAAACGACGCCTGCTACATTCCACTCACGCACAAGCAATCCGGCGGCGGCGCCGGCCTGTTCGACGCCGGCCTCGCGCCGGACCAGATCACGGCTGCCGAGGCGCTGGCGGGGTTGCAGCCGCTGTTGGAATCACAGGGCATTCTCAAGATCGGCTTCGATATCAAGTTCAGCGCCGTGATGCTGGCGCAACACGGCGTCACCCTGCGCAACGTCGACGACGCGCAATTGATGTCGTACGCGCTCGACGCCGGACGCAATTCACATGCGCTGGGGTCGCTCGCCGAACGTTGGTTTGGCCATGCCGTCACGAGCGAAAGCGAGCTGATCGGCAACGGCAAGAACAAGCTGACCTTCGATCAGGTCGCGATCGACAAGGCGACCGTCTATTCGGCCGAGAGCGCCGACGTCATCCTGCGGCTGCATCGCGTGCTCAGACCGCGGCTCGCCGCGGAGCACATGATGACGGTCTATGAGACCCTGGAGCGGCCGCTGGTCACCGTGCTGGCGCGGATGGAGCGGCGCGGCATTTCGATCGATCGCCAAGTGCTGTCGCGGCTGTCGGGCGATTTCGCCCAGACCGCAGCGCGCGTCGAGGCCGAGTTGCAGGAGATCGCCGGCGAGCCGATCAATGTCGGCAGCCCCAAGCAGATCGGCGACATCATCTTCGGCAAGATGGGCATCCCCGGCGGCACCAAGACCAAGACCGGGGCGTGGTCGACCTCGGCGCAGATTCTCGATGAGCTCGCCGAACAGGGTCATGAATTCCCGAAGAAAATTCTGGAGTGGCGGCAGGTCTCGAAACTGAAATCGACCTATACCGACGCGCTGCCGAATTATGTGCATCCGCAGACCCACCGCGTGCACACGACCTATGCGCTGGCCGCGACCACCACGGGGCGGCTGTCGTCGAACGAGCCGAACCTGCAGAACATTCCGGTTCGTACCGAGGACGGCCGCAAGATCCGCCGCGCCTTCATCGCGACGCCCGGGCACAAGCTGGTGTCGGCGGACTATTCGCAGATCGAATTACGGCTGCTGGCCGAGATTGCGGACATCCCCGTTTTGAAGCAGGCGTTCCGCGACGGGCTCGACATTCACGCCATGACGGCGTCCGAAATGTTCGGCGTGCCGATCAAGGACATGCCGGGCGAAGTGCGGCGGCGTGCGAAGGCGATCAATTTCGGCATCATCTACGGCATCTCGGCGTTCGGCCTCGCCAACCAGCTCGGCATCGCCCGCGAGGAAGCCTCCGCCTACATCAAGAAGTACTTCGAGCGCTTCCCGGGCATCCGCGCTTACATGGACGAGACGCGGGATTTCTGCCGCACCAATGGCTATGTGCTGACCCTGTTCGGGCGGAAGTGTCATTATCCCGACATCAAGGCCTCCAACGCCTCGGTCCGCTCCTTCAACGAGCGGGCCGCAATCAACGCGCGCCTGCAAGGCACCGCCGCCGACATCATCCGTCGCGCCATGATCCGGATGGAAGATGCGCTGGCGGAGAAGAAGCTGTCGGCGCAGATGCTGTTGCAGGTGCATGACGAACTGATCTTCGAAGTGCCCGACGACGAAGTGGCGGCGACGCTTCCGGTGGTGCAGCACGTCATGCAAGACGCGCCGTTCCCGGCGGTAAATCTCTCGCTGCCGCTGCAGGTGGATGCGCGGGCGGCGAATAATTGGGACGAGGCGCATTGA
- a CDS encoding LysE family translocator: protein MPHIATLLGFALVSLGMVLTPGPNMIYLISRSITQGPAAGIVSLGGVALGFVFYMLCAAFGITALLFAVPYAYDALRFAGAAYLLWLAWQALKPNGRSPFQVKKLQVDGPRKLFAMGFVTNLLNPKIAMLYLALLPQFIDPAVGGVLTQSLALGAIQIVISVSVNALIALAAGSIAMFLGSRPTWLLLQRWLMGTVLAGLAVKMAFEAKRG from the coding sequence ATGCCTCACATCGCAACCCTGCTCGGTTTTGCCCTGGTCTCGCTCGGCATGGTGCTGACGCCGGGGCCGAACATGATCTACCTGATCTCGCGCTCGATTACGCAAGGGCCGGCAGCCGGCATCGTCTCGCTGGGCGGCGTTGCGCTCGGGTTCGTGTTCTACATGCTGTGCGCGGCGTTCGGCATCACGGCGCTCTTGTTCGCGGTGCCCTATGCTTACGACGCGCTGCGGTTTGCTGGCGCGGCCTATTTGCTGTGGCTGGCGTGGCAGGCGCTGAAACCGAACGGGCGTTCGCCGTTTCAGGTGAAGAAGCTGCAAGTCGACGGCCCGCGCAAGCTGTTTGCGATGGGCTTCGTCACCAATCTGCTCAATCCGAAGATCGCGATGCTGTACCTGGCGCTGCTGCCGCAATTCATCGATCCGGCTGTGGGAGGTGTGCTGACGCAGTCGCTGGCGCTGGGCGCGATCCAGATCGTGATCAGCGTCAGCGTCAACGCGCTGATCGCGCTCGCCGCCGGATCGATCGCAATGTTTCTCGGCTCGCGGCCGACGTGGCTGTTGCTGCAGCGCTGGCTGATGGGAACGGTGCTGGCAGGGCTTGCGGTGAAGATGGCATTCGAGGCGAAGCGGGGGTGA
- a CDS encoding glutathione S-transferase family protein, translating into MTIELHTWNTPNGRKISVALEEMGLPYKVIPVNITKGEQMAPAFLKLSPNNKIPAIVDPDGPGGKPVSIFESGAILLYLGEKTGKFLPKPLAERIPVYEWLMWQMGGFGPMPGQVHHFIALENETDRAYGLKRFMAETRRLYGVLDRRLESREFVADALSVADFAILGWAWRHPRHKVELKDFPNVERWYNALMARPATKRGMEAKLD; encoded by the coding sequence ATGACGATCGAACTGCACACCTGGAACACGCCGAACGGCCGCAAGATATCGGTTGCGCTGGAGGAAATGGGGCTGCCCTACAAGGTGATCCCGGTGAACATCACCAAGGGCGAGCAGATGGCGCCCGCCTTTCTCAAGCTCAGCCCGAACAACAAGATCCCGGCGATCGTCGATCCCGACGGCCCCGGCGGCAAGCCGGTCAGTATCTTCGAGTCCGGTGCGATCCTGCTTTATCTCGGCGAGAAGACCGGCAAGTTCCTGCCCAAGCCGCTGGCCGAGCGTATCCCGGTCTATGAATGGCTGATGTGGCAGATGGGCGGATTTGGGCCGATGCCGGGCCAGGTGCACCATTTCATCGCGCTGGAGAACGAGACCGACCGCGCCTATGGCCTCAAGCGCTTCATGGCCGAAACCCGCCGGCTCTACGGCGTCCTCGACCGTCGGCTGGAGAGCCGCGAGTTCGTCGCCGATGCCTTGTCGGTCGCCGACTTCGCCATTCTCGGCTGGGCCTGGCGCCACCCGCGCCACAAGGTGGAGCTGAAGGATTTTCCGAACGTCGAGCGCTGGTACAACGCCCTGATGGCACGCCCGGCGACCAAGCGCGGCATGGAAGCCAAGCTGGATTGA
- the pyrE gene encoding orotate phosphoribosyltransferase — MSKSASRARLAEIIRKRSFGRGEITLASGRKSDFYFNLKPTMLDPEGAALLAELTYEALKDDNLDFVGGLEMGAVPLAGAIAQLSWIKGHPIAAFFVRKKPKEHGARLAVEGLAKGETLQGKRIVIVEDVTTTGGSALKAVEAVREAGGEIVLVLTMVDREEGATEAFAEAGLEFRSLYKAGEFLKG; from the coding sequence TTGTCCAAATCAGCCTCCCGCGCCCGCCTCGCCGAGATCATCCGCAAGCGCTCGTTCGGCCGCGGCGAGATCACGTTGGCCTCAGGCCGCAAGAGCGACTTCTACTTCAACCTCAAGCCGACCATGCTCGACCCCGAAGGTGCGGCGCTGTTGGCTGAATTGACCTATGAGGCGTTGAAGGACGACAATCTCGATTTCGTCGGCGGGCTGGAGATGGGCGCGGTCCCACTGGCGGGCGCGATCGCGCAGCTCTCCTGGATCAAGGGCCACCCGATCGCGGCGTTTTTCGTGCGCAAGAAACCAAAGGAGCATGGCGCGCGTCTCGCAGTGGAGGGCCTTGCCAAGGGCGAGACCCTGCAGGGCAAGCGCATCGTGATCGTGGAGGACGTCACCACCACAGGCGGCTCGGCATTGAAGGCGGTCGAGGCCGTGCGCGAAGCCGGCGGCGAGATCGTGCTCGTGCTTACGATGGTAGACCGCGAGGAAGGCGCGACCGAAGCCTTTGCCGAGGCAGGGCTTGAGTTTCGTTCGCTGTACAAGGCGGGCGAATTTTTGAAGGGGTGA
- a CDS encoding DUF2865 domain-containing protein yields the protein MRTELAFSRVRRRATFVAAAILSGALLLAPGSVSAEGLFDFLFGGAQKQQTRQASPQANFFADPFGLNQQPSAPPAPRVAGSGPAFCVRSCDGKYFPLTMRGTASPVQTCQAFCPASVTKVFYGSNIDHATASNGERYADSENAYAYRKALSADCTCNGRSPSGLAPVDLTLDTSLRSGDVVATTDGLVAYTGVRLGADHTAEFTPVASYPGLTADVRARLGEMKVAPVSAEMVAGTAPLPEARRDDELPTASIPKTAAPKAAKRAEAR from the coding sequence TTGCGTACAGAGTTGGCCTTTTCGCGCGTGCGGCGCCGCGCGACGTTTGTTGCCGCAGCGATCCTTTCGGGCGCTCTCCTGCTCGCGCCCGGCAGCGTTTCCGCCGAGGGCCTGTTCGATTTCCTGTTCGGCGGCGCGCAGAAGCAGCAGACGCGGCAAGCGTCACCGCAGGCCAATTTCTTCGCCGATCCGTTCGGCCTCAATCAGCAGCCATCGGCACCCCCGGCCCCGCGGGTAGCCGGCTCCGGGCCAGCGTTTTGCGTGCGAAGCTGCGACGGCAAATATTTTCCGCTGACCATGCGCGGCACCGCCTCGCCGGTGCAGACCTGCCAGGCGTTCTGCCCGGCCAGCGTCACCAAGGTGTTTTACGGCAGCAACATCGATCATGCGACCGCCAGTAACGGCGAGCGTTATGCCGACAGCGAGAACGCCTACGCCTATCGCAAGGCGCTGAGCGCCGACTGCACCTGCAACGGCCGAAGCCCGTCCGGGCTTGCGCCGGTCGATCTCACGCTTGACACTTCGCTGCGCTCCGGCGATGTCGTCGCCACCACCGACGGCCTGGTGGCCTATACTGGCGTGCGTCTTGGCGCCGACCACACGGCGGAGTTCACGCCAGTCGCCTCCTATCCCGGCCTCACGGCGGATGTCCGCGCCCGGCTCGGCGAAATGAAGGTCGCGCCAGTCAGCGCCGAGATGGTCGCCGGCACCGCGCCGCTGCCCGAAGCACGGCGCGACGACGAACTGCCGACCGCCTCGATCCCGAAGACGGCCGCGCCGAAAGCGGCGAAGCGGGCGGAAGCGCGATAG